The Megalops cyprinoides isolate fMegCyp1 chromosome 10, fMegCyp1.pri, whole genome shotgun sequence genome window below encodes:
- the pycard gene encoding apoptosis-associated speck-like protein containing a CARD, translated as MHKTIRDHLNDSLEDLGEKDFKKFKTKLCDRKEEPRIRKGAIEGADNLDLTEKLISTYTEQGAVKIAIEILESIGCTQEASGLKQNAGFHEQGAGGAAGGAAGGAAAAATGLHMVDGQHFIDRHRAALIERVSQVECILDRLLQMGVITQMSYSDVVAETSSMRMMRRLLTGPMTASGNRGKDVLCGILQELEPYLMDDLRSQ; from the exons ATGCACAAAACCATTAGAGATCATTTAAATGATAGTTTGGAGGATTTAGGGGagaaagattttaaaaagttcaagACTAAACTGTGTGATCGCAAGGAGGAACCTCGGATTCGTAAAGGCGCCATCGAAGGCGCGGATAATTTGGACCTTACGGAAAAACTCATTAGCACCTACACGGAACAAGGAGCGGTGAAAATTGCAATCGAAATTTTAGAATCGATTGGTTGCACACAAGAGGCGTCGGGTTTGAAGCAAAACGCCGGCTTTCATG AGCAGGGCGCCGGTGGAGCCGCCGGTGGAGCGGCCGGTGGAGCGGCGGCAGCGGCGACAGGCCTGCATATGGTAGACG ggCAGCACTTCATCGACCGGCACCGCGCGGCGCTCATCGAGCGGGTCAGCCAGGTGGAGTGCATCCTGGACCGGCTGCTCCAGATGGGGGTCATCACCCAGATGAGCTACAGCGACGTCGTCGCAGAAACCAGCTCCATGCGGATGATGCGCAGGCTCCTGACGGGCCCCATGACCGCCAGCGGAAACCGCGGGAAAGACGTGCTGTGCGGcatcctgcaggagctggagcccTACCTGATGGACGACCTGCGCAGCCAGTAA
- the fli1rs gene encoding fli-1 proto-oncogene, ETS transcription factor-related sequence isoform X2, producing the protein MDCTIKEALSVVSEDQSIFEPSYGHMKGEMTSPGGFTQSSKESPEPAEPEWGAAGGAGGRNPVKREGEHVNGSSCERESPVDCSVSKRSREVSSGEGGQMAYQASYPEPRASPQTAAPPNSTTDEKRVIVPADPEVWTQDHVRQWVEWAIKEYGLLDVDVCLFQAVDGKALCKMTKEDVMRLTSAYNTDVLLSHLNYLRQSSPTFYPTTPTSAAQQPRLQVKAENSFDDISRRSSWSATALPAVPKGSPIEHQHSRTTEAPPRHVPDPYQALGPLSSRLANPDSPPLLTKSRTANHNAHKLPDSSPHRIVGSGQIQLWQFLLELLSDSSNAAIITWEGTNGEFKMTDPDEVAKRWGERKSKPNMNYDKLSRALRYYYDKNIMTKVHGKRYAYKFDFQGISQAHQSHGSEAGVLKYQGELPYVQPYHSHQPKLNFMGTHGAPMPVSSGNFFGSPSTYWNSASSTMYPSGTMPRPATHSHLSSYY; encoded by the exons ATGGACTGTACGATTAAG GAAGCGCTGTCGGTCGTGAGTGAGGACCAGTCCATCTTTGAGCCGTCCTACGGACACATGAAGGGTGAGATGACGTCACCTGGGGGATTCACTCAGAGCTCCAAAGAGAGCCCGGAACCTGCAGAGCCGGAGTGGGGGGCCGCGGGGGGCGCGGGGGGCAGGAACCCTGTGAAGAGGGAGGGCGAGCATGTGAATGGCTCCAGCTGTGAGAG GGAGTCCCCGGTGGACTGCAGTGTTTCTAAGAGATCCCGGGAGGTGAGCAGCGGCGAGGGGGGCCAGATGGCCTACCAGGCCTCGTACCCGGAGCCGCGAGCCAGCCCCCAGACAGCTGCACCCCCCAACAGCACCACAGACGAGAAGAGGGTCATAGTACCTGCAG ACCCGGAGGTGTGGACGCAGGACCACGTGCGGCAGTGGGTGGAGTGGGCCATTAAGGAGTACGGGCTGCTGGATGTGGACGTGTGCCTCTTCCAGGCAGTGGACGGCAAAGCGCTTTGCAAGATGACCAAGGAGGACGTGATGCGGCTCACCTCCGCCTACAACACCGATGTCCTGCTCTCCCACCTCAACTACCTGCGGCAGA GCAGCCCAACCTTCTACCCCACGACCCCAACCAGTGCAGCGCAGCAGCCCCGCCTACAGGTCAAAGCAG aGAACAGctttgatgacatcagcaggaggagcagctggtCAGCAACAGCTTTACCTGCTGTCCCCAAAG GGTCCCCTATAGAGCACCAGCACAGCAGAACCACTGAGGCTCCACCGAGACATGTGCCAG ATCCATACCAGGCACTAGGACCCCTCAGCAGCCGATTGGCTAATCCAG actcccctcctctccttacCAAGAGCCGAACAGCCAATCATAATGCACACAAGCTGCCCGACTCCAGCCCGCATAGGATTGTGG GCTCTGGGCAGATCCAGCTGTGGCAGttcctgctggagctgctgtcagacagcagcaacGCTGCCATCATCACCTGGGAGGGCACCAACGGCGAGTTCAAGATGACGGACCCGGACGAGGTGGCCAAACGCTGGGGTGAGCGCAAGAGCAAGCCCAACATGAACTACGACAAGCTGAGCCGCGCCCTGCGCTACTACTACGACAAGAACATCATGACCAAGGTGCACGGCAAGCGCTACGCCTACAAGTTCGACTTCCAGGGCATCTCACAGGCACACCAGAGCCACGGCAGCGAGGCCGGCGTGCTCAAGTACCAGGGCGAGCTTCCCTATGTGCAGCCCTACCACAGCCACCAGCCCAAACTCAACTTCATGGGCACGCACGGCGCCCCCATGCCCGTCTCCTCGGGGAACTTCTTTGGGTCTCCGTCCACATACTGGAACTCTGCCAGCAGCACCATGTACCCCAGCGGCACCATGCCCCGCCCAGCAACACACTCGCACCTAAGCTCCTACTACTGA
- the fli1rs gene encoding fli-1 proto-oncogene, ETS transcription factor-related sequence isoform X3: MKGEMTSPGGFTQSSKESPEPAEPEWGAAGGAGGRNPVKREGEHVNGSSCESRESPVDCSVSKRSREVSSGEGGQMAYQASYPEPRASPQTAAPPNSTTDEKRVIVPADPEVWTQDHVRQWVEWAIKEYGLLDVDVCLFQAVDGKALCKMTKEDVMRLTSAYNTDVLLSHLNYLRQSSPTFYPTTPTSAAQQPRLQVKAENSFDDISRRSSWSATALPAVPKGSPIEHQHSRTTEAPPRHVPDPYQALGPLSSRLANPDSPPLLTKSRTANHNAHKLPDSSPHRIVGSGQIQLWQFLLELLSDSSNAAIITWEGTNGEFKMTDPDEVAKRWGERKSKPNMNYDKLSRALRYYYDKNIMTKVHGKRYAYKFDFQGISQAHQSHGSEAGVLKYQGELPYVQPYHSHQPKLNFMGTHGAPMPVSSGNFFGSPSTYWNSASSTMYPSGTMPRPATHSHLSSYY, from the exons ATGAAGGGTGAGATGACGTCACCTGGGGGATTCACTCAGAGCTCCAAAGAGAGCCCGGAACCTGCAGAGCCGGAGTGGGGGGCCGCGGGGGGCGCGGGGGGCAGGAACCCTGTGAAGAGGGAGGGCGAGCATGTGAATGGCTCCAGCTGTGAGAG CAGGGAGTCCCCGGTGGACTGCAGTGTTTCTAAGAGATCCCGGGAGGTGAGCAGCGGCGAGGGGGGCCAGATGGCCTACCAGGCCTCGTACCCGGAGCCGCGAGCCAGCCCCCAGACAGCTGCACCCCCCAACAGCACCACAGACGAGAAGAGGGTCATAGTACCTGCAG ACCCGGAGGTGTGGACGCAGGACCACGTGCGGCAGTGGGTGGAGTGGGCCATTAAGGAGTACGGGCTGCTGGATGTGGACGTGTGCCTCTTCCAGGCAGTGGACGGCAAAGCGCTTTGCAAGATGACCAAGGAGGACGTGATGCGGCTCACCTCCGCCTACAACACCGATGTCCTGCTCTCCCACCTCAACTACCTGCGGCAGA GCAGCCCAACCTTCTACCCCACGACCCCAACCAGTGCAGCGCAGCAGCCCCGCCTACAGGTCAAAGCAG aGAACAGctttgatgacatcagcaggaggagcagctggtCAGCAACAGCTTTACCTGCTGTCCCCAAAG GGTCCCCTATAGAGCACCAGCACAGCAGAACCACTGAGGCTCCACCGAGACATGTGCCAG ATCCATACCAGGCACTAGGACCCCTCAGCAGCCGATTGGCTAATCCAG actcccctcctctccttacCAAGAGCCGAACAGCCAATCATAATGCACACAAGCTGCCCGACTCCAGCCCGCATAGGATTGTGG GCTCTGGGCAGATCCAGCTGTGGCAGttcctgctggagctgctgtcagacagcagcaacGCTGCCATCATCACCTGGGAGGGCACCAACGGCGAGTTCAAGATGACGGACCCGGACGAGGTGGCCAAACGCTGGGGTGAGCGCAAGAGCAAGCCCAACATGAACTACGACAAGCTGAGCCGCGCCCTGCGCTACTACTACGACAAGAACATCATGACCAAGGTGCACGGCAAGCGCTACGCCTACAAGTTCGACTTCCAGGGCATCTCACAGGCACACCAGAGCCACGGCAGCGAGGCCGGCGTGCTCAAGTACCAGGGCGAGCTTCCCTATGTGCAGCCCTACCACAGCCACCAGCCCAAACTCAACTTCATGGGCACGCACGGCGCCCCCATGCCCGTCTCCTCGGGGAACTTCTTTGGGTCTCCGTCCACATACTGGAACTCTGCCAGCAGCACCATGTACCCCAGCGGCACCATGCCCCGCCCAGCAACACACTCGCACCTAAGCTCCTACTACTGA
- the fli1rs gene encoding fli-1 proto-oncogene, ETS transcription factor-related sequence isoform X1 encodes MDCTIKEALSVVSEDQSIFEPSYGHMKGEMTSPGGFTQSSKESPEPAEPEWGAAGGAGGRNPVKREGEHVNGSSCESRESPVDCSVSKRSREVSSGEGGQMAYQASYPEPRASPQTAAPPNSTTDEKRVIVPADPEVWTQDHVRQWVEWAIKEYGLLDVDVCLFQAVDGKALCKMTKEDVMRLTSAYNTDVLLSHLNYLRQSSPTFYPTTPTSAAQQPRLQVKAENSFDDISRRSSWSATALPAVPKGSPIEHQHSRTTEAPPRHVPDPYQALGPLSSRLANPDSPPLLTKSRTANHNAHKLPDSSPHRIVGSGQIQLWQFLLELLSDSSNAAIITWEGTNGEFKMTDPDEVAKRWGERKSKPNMNYDKLSRALRYYYDKNIMTKVHGKRYAYKFDFQGISQAHQSHGSEAGVLKYQGELPYVQPYHSHQPKLNFMGTHGAPMPVSSGNFFGSPSTYWNSASSTMYPSGTMPRPATHSHLSSYY; translated from the exons ATGGACTGTACGATTAAG GAAGCGCTGTCGGTCGTGAGTGAGGACCAGTCCATCTTTGAGCCGTCCTACGGACACATGAAGGGTGAGATGACGTCACCTGGGGGATTCACTCAGAGCTCCAAAGAGAGCCCGGAACCTGCAGAGCCGGAGTGGGGGGCCGCGGGGGGCGCGGGGGGCAGGAACCCTGTGAAGAGGGAGGGCGAGCATGTGAATGGCTCCAGCTGTGAGAG CAGGGAGTCCCCGGTGGACTGCAGTGTTTCTAAGAGATCCCGGGAGGTGAGCAGCGGCGAGGGGGGCCAGATGGCCTACCAGGCCTCGTACCCGGAGCCGCGAGCCAGCCCCCAGACAGCTGCACCCCCCAACAGCACCACAGACGAGAAGAGGGTCATAGTACCTGCAG ACCCGGAGGTGTGGACGCAGGACCACGTGCGGCAGTGGGTGGAGTGGGCCATTAAGGAGTACGGGCTGCTGGATGTGGACGTGTGCCTCTTCCAGGCAGTGGACGGCAAAGCGCTTTGCAAGATGACCAAGGAGGACGTGATGCGGCTCACCTCCGCCTACAACACCGATGTCCTGCTCTCCCACCTCAACTACCTGCGGCAGA GCAGCCCAACCTTCTACCCCACGACCCCAACCAGTGCAGCGCAGCAGCCCCGCCTACAGGTCAAAGCAG aGAACAGctttgatgacatcagcaggaggagcagctggtCAGCAACAGCTTTACCTGCTGTCCCCAAAG GGTCCCCTATAGAGCACCAGCACAGCAGAACCACTGAGGCTCCACCGAGACATGTGCCAG ATCCATACCAGGCACTAGGACCCCTCAGCAGCCGATTGGCTAATCCAG actcccctcctctccttacCAAGAGCCGAACAGCCAATCATAATGCACACAAGCTGCCCGACTCCAGCCCGCATAGGATTGTGG GCTCTGGGCAGATCCAGCTGTGGCAGttcctgctggagctgctgtcagacagcagcaacGCTGCCATCATCACCTGGGAGGGCACCAACGGCGAGTTCAAGATGACGGACCCGGACGAGGTGGCCAAACGCTGGGGTGAGCGCAAGAGCAAGCCCAACATGAACTACGACAAGCTGAGCCGCGCCCTGCGCTACTACTACGACAAGAACATCATGACCAAGGTGCACGGCAAGCGCTACGCCTACAAGTTCGACTTCCAGGGCATCTCACAGGCACACCAGAGCCACGGCAGCGAGGCCGGCGTGCTCAAGTACCAGGGCGAGCTTCCCTATGTGCAGCCCTACCACAGCCACCAGCCCAAACTCAACTTCATGGGCACGCACGGCGCCCCCATGCCCGTCTCCTCGGGGAACTTCTTTGGGTCTCCGTCCACATACTGGAACTCTGCCAGCAGCACCATGTACCCCAGCGGCACCATGCCCCGCCCAGCAACACACTCGCACCTAAGCTCCTACTACTGA
- the fli1rs gene encoding fli-1 proto-oncogene, ETS transcription factor-related sequence isoform X5 has product MDCTIKEALSVVSEDQSIFEPSYGHMKGEMTSPGGFTQSSKESPEPAEPEWGAAGGAGGRNPVKREGEHVNGSSCERESPVDCSVSKRSREVSSGEGGQMAYQASYPEPRASPQTAAPPNSTTDEKRVIVPADPEVWTQDHVRQWVEWAIKEYGLLDVDVCLFQAVDGKALCKMTKEDVMRLTSAYNTDVLLSHLNYLRQSSPTFYPTTPTSAAQQPRLQVKAENSFDDISRRSSWSATALPAVPKGSPIEHQHSRTTEAPPRHVPDPYQALGPLSSRLANPGSGQIQLWQFLLELLSDSSNAAIITWEGTNGEFKMTDPDEVAKRWGERKSKPNMNYDKLSRALRYYYDKNIMTKVHGKRYAYKFDFQGISQAHQSHGSEAGVLKYQGELPYVQPYHSHQPKLNFMGTHGAPMPVSSGNFFGSPSTYWNSASSTMYPSGTMPRPATHSHLSSYY; this is encoded by the exons ATGGACTGTACGATTAAG GAAGCGCTGTCGGTCGTGAGTGAGGACCAGTCCATCTTTGAGCCGTCCTACGGACACATGAAGGGTGAGATGACGTCACCTGGGGGATTCACTCAGAGCTCCAAAGAGAGCCCGGAACCTGCAGAGCCGGAGTGGGGGGCCGCGGGGGGCGCGGGGGGCAGGAACCCTGTGAAGAGGGAGGGCGAGCATGTGAATGGCTCCAGCTGTGAGAG GGAGTCCCCGGTGGACTGCAGTGTTTCTAAGAGATCCCGGGAGGTGAGCAGCGGCGAGGGGGGCCAGATGGCCTACCAGGCCTCGTACCCGGAGCCGCGAGCCAGCCCCCAGACAGCTGCACCCCCCAACAGCACCACAGACGAGAAGAGGGTCATAGTACCTGCAG ACCCGGAGGTGTGGACGCAGGACCACGTGCGGCAGTGGGTGGAGTGGGCCATTAAGGAGTACGGGCTGCTGGATGTGGACGTGTGCCTCTTCCAGGCAGTGGACGGCAAAGCGCTTTGCAAGATGACCAAGGAGGACGTGATGCGGCTCACCTCCGCCTACAACACCGATGTCCTGCTCTCCCACCTCAACTACCTGCGGCAGA GCAGCCCAACCTTCTACCCCACGACCCCAACCAGTGCAGCGCAGCAGCCCCGCCTACAGGTCAAAGCAG aGAACAGctttgatgacatcagcaggaggagcagctggtCAGCAACAGCTTTACCTGCTGTCCCCAAAG GGTCCCCTATAGAGCACCAGCACAGCAGAACCACTGAGGCTCCACCGAGACATGTGCCAG ATCCATACCAGGCACTAGGACCCCTCAGCAGCCGATTGGCTAATCCAG GCTCTGGGCAGATCCAGCTGTGGCAGttcctgctggagctgctgtcagacagcagcaacGCTGCCATCATCACCTGGGAGGGCACCAACGGCGAGTTCAAGATGACGGACCCGGACGAGGTGGCCAAACGCTGGGGTGAGCGCAAGAGCAAGCCCAACATGAACTACGACAAGCTGAGCCGCGCCCTGCGCTACTACTACGACAAGAACATCATGACCAAGGTGCACGGCAAGCGCTACGCCTACAAGTTCGACTTCCAGGGCATCTCACAGGCACACCAGAGCCACGGCAGCGAGGCCGGCGTGCTCAAGTACCAGGGCGAGCTTCCCTATGTGCAGCCCTACCACAGCCACCAGCCCAAACTCAACTTCATGGGCACGCACGGCGCCCCCATGCCCGTCTCCTCGGGGAACTTCTTTGGGTCTCCGTCCACATACTGGAACTCTGCCAGCAGCACCATGTACCCCAGCGGCACCATGCCCCGCCCAGCAACACACTCGCACCTAAGCTCCTACTACTGA
- the LOC118785108 gene encoding ETS1-related protein, which yields MEMYQAAYYTEDFKPQEVPAGFDFASYDLSGEDLSFLSDSGASGQQPVTETYAEHEKDFQLYGSKAGSSDSGLFNLDAYHELNFWTTCSSGAAGVDQSQGGFQESSQTYQDLLPSCAPARSSPFSLNTAETLRAAPAHSTIHMEQLRDPERSYTHPSGAVFEPDIQSMAPPFWSNYPSPSYCLPLQSHPPSCASSPALQPSDQYCPRVAKRRSTHSQKSEPQGEIAAMSAYTGSGPIQLWQFLLELLLDSACNTFISWTGDGWEFKMSDPAEVAKRWGQCKNKPKMNYEKLSRGLRYYYHKNIIHKTAGKRYVYRFVCDLQGMLGKSSRDVLASLNIPAAGAECAPQPLGNAPKKTTEDTCDTWLTQ from the exons ATGGAGATGTATCAGGCCGCTTACTACACCGAGGACTTCAAACCGCAAGAAGTTCCGGCCGGATTTGACTTCGCCTCATACG ATCTGAGTGGTGAAGATCTGTCCTTCCTGTCAGACAGTGGCGCTTCAGGACAGCAGCCAGTAACAGAGACCTACGCAGAACACGAGAAAGATTTTCAGCTGTACGGATCCAAAG CAGGTTCCAGTGACTCTGGTCTGTTTAATCTGGATGCATATCATGAACTGAACTTCTGGACGACCTGCTCTAGTG GTGCAGCTGGTGTTGACCAATCACAGGGTGGCTTTCAGGAGTCCTCACAGACGTACCAGGATCTTCTGCCGTCGTGTGCTCCTGCTCGGAGTTCCCCGTTCAGCTTGAACACAGCAGAGACCCTCAGGGCTgctccagcacacagcaccaTCCACATGGAGCAGCTCC GCGATCCTGAAAGAAGCTACACACACCCCAGTGGGGCGGTCTTTGAACCTGACATCCAAAGCATGGCCCCACCCTTCTGGTCCAACTACCCCTCCCCCAGCTACTGCCTGCCCCTCCAGAGCCATCCTCCATCTTgtgcctcctctcctgctctgcagccctCAGACCAATACTGCCCTCGTGTGGCCAAACGCAGAAGCACACATTCTCAGAAATCGGAGCCGCAGGGCGAGATAGCGGCAATGTCAGCTTACACAG GCTCAGGGCCCATCCAGCTCTGGCAGTTTCTGCTGGAGCTGCTCCTGGACTCTGCCTGCAACACCTTCATCAGCTGGACAGGAGACGGCTGGGAGTTCAAGATGTCTGACCCTGCTGAG GTTGCTAAGCGATGGGGCCAGTGCAAGAACAAGCCGAAGATGAACTACGAGAAGCTGAGCCGAGGCCTGAGGTACTACTACCACAAGAACATCATCCACAAGACCGCCGGCAAGCGCTACGTCTACCGCTTCGTCTGTGACCtgcaggggatgctgggaaaaagCTCCCGGGACGTGCTGGCCAGCCTGAACATTCCAGCTGCGGGGGCAGAGTGTGCACCCCAGCCCTTAGGAAACGCCCCCAAAAAAACAACCGAAGACACCTGTGACACATGgctgacacagtga
- the fli1rs gene encoding fli-1 proto-oncogene, ETS transcription factor-related sequence isoform X4: MDCTIKEALSVVSEDQSIFEPSYGHMKGEMTSPGGFTQSSKESPEPAEPEWGAAGGAGGRNPVKREGEHVNGSSCESRESPVDCSVSKRSREVSSGEGGQMAYQASYPEPRASPQTAAPPNSTTDEKRVIVPADPEVWTQDHVRQWVEWAIKEYGLLDVDVCLFQAVDGKALCKMTKEDVMRLTSAYNTDVLLSHLNYLRQSSPTFYPTTPTSAAQQPRLQVKAENSFDDISRRSSWSATALPAVPKGSPIEHQHSRTTEAPPRHVPDPYQALGPLSSRLANPGSGQIQLWQFLLELLSDSSNAAIITWEGTNGEFKMTDPDEVAKRWGERKSKPNMNYDKLSRALRYYYDKNIMTKVHGKRYAYKFDFQGISQAHQSHGSEAGVLKYQGELPYVQPYHSHQPKLNFMGTHGAPMPVSSGNFFGSPSTYWNSASSTMYPSGTMPRPATHSHLSSYY; encoded by the exons ATGGACTGTACGATTAAG GAAGCGCTGTCGGTCGTGAGTGAGGACCAGTCCATCTTTGAGCCGTCCTACGGACACATGAAGGGTGAGATGACGTCACCTGGGGGATTCACTCAGAGCTCCAAAGAGAGCCCGGAACCTGCAGAGCCGGAGTGGGGGGCCGCGGGGGGCGCGGGGGGCAGGAACCCTGTGAAGAGGGAGGGCGAGCATGTGAATGGCTCCAGCTGTGAGAG CAGGGAGTCCCCGGTGGACTGCAGTGTTTCTAAGAGATCCCGGGAGGTGAGCAGCGGCGAGGGGGGCCAGATGGCCTACCAGGCCTCGTACCCGGAGCCGCGAGCCAGCCCCCAGACAGCTGCACCCCCCAACAGCACCACAGACGAGAAGAGGGTCATAGTACCTGCAG ACCCGGAGGTGTGGACGCAGGACCACGTGCGGCAGTGGGTGGAGTGGGCCATTAAGGAGTACGGGCTGCTGGATGTGGACGTGTGCCTCTTCCAGGCAGTGGACGGCAAAGCGCTTTGCAAGATGACCAAGGAGGACGTGATGCGGCTCACCTCCGCCTACAACACCGATGTCCTGCTCTCCCACCTCAACTACCTGCGGCAGA GCAGCCCAACCTTCTACCCCACGACCCCAACCAGTGCAGCGCAGCAGCCCCGCCTACAGGTCAAAGCAG aGAACAGctttgatgacatcagcaggaggagcagctggtCAGCAACAGCTTTACCTGCTGTCCCCAAAG GGTCCCCTATAGAGCACCAGCACAGCAGAACCACTGAGGCTCCACCGAGACATGTGCCAG ATCCATACCAGGCACTAGGACCCCTCAGCAGCCGATTGGCTAATCCAG GCTCTGGGCAGATCCAGCTGTGGCAGttcctgctggagctgctgtcagacagcagcaacGCTGCCATCATCACCTGGGAGGGCACCAACGGCGAGTTCAAGATGACGGACCCGGACGAGGTGGCCAAACGCTGGGGTGAGCGCAAGAGCAAGCCCAACATGAACTACGACAAGCTGAGCCGCGCCCTGCGCTACTACTACGACAAGAACATCATGACCAAGGTGCACGGCAAGCGCTACGCCTACAAGTTCGACTTCCAGGGCATCTCACAGGCACACCAGAGCCACGGCAGCGAGGCCGGCGTGCTCAAGTACCAGGGCGAGCTTCCCTATGTGCAGCCCTACCACAGCCACCAGCCCAAACTCAACTTCATGGGCACGCACGGCGCCCCCATGCCCGTCTCCTCGGGGAACTTCTTTGGGTCTCCGTCCACATACTGGAACTCTGCCAGCAGCACCATGTACCCCAGCGGCACCATGCCCCGCCCAGCAACACACTCGCACCTAAGCTCCTACTACTGA